In Triticum aestivum cultivar Chinese Spring chromosome 5B, IWGSC CS RefSeq v2.1, whole genome shotgun sequence, the following proteins share a genomic window:
- the LOC123116821 gene encoding uncharacterized protein: MASEARSGGARRVPLRPRDGNAAAASPSLGGGALAKSKAKARPAAASPPSVRSYASRDAAAVVREKEVSLAEELEKARERRGRLRAARQVTERALAEADEALRREMREWERRADEQRRVVAELMRLIGMPEVYVPVESLRSREERKRKQGAASSDSQGPVTVASTLLEEEAGADPSDQELLATPTRETSAAAATESSSV, encoded by the exons ATGGCGTCGGAGGCCAGGTCCGGGGGCGCGCGGCGGGTTCCGCTGCGGCCGAGGGACGGCAACGCGGCCGCGGCCTCCCCGTCCTTGGGCGGCGGCGCCCTTGCAAAGTCGAAGGCGAAGGCGCGGCCGGCTGCCGCGTCGCCGCCGTCGGTGAGGTCGTACGCGAGCCGGgatgcggcggcggtggtgagggagAAGGAGGTGTCGCTGGCGGAAGAGCTGGAGAAGGCGCGGGAGCGGCGGGGCCGGCTGCGGGCCGCGCGGCAGGTCACGGAGCGGGCGCTGGCGGAGGCGGACGAGGCGCTGCGGCGGGAGATGCGGGAGTGGGAGCGCCGGGCCGACGAGCAGCGCCGGGTCGTTGCCGAGCTGATGCGCCTCATCGGGATGCCCGAG GTCTATGTTCCGGTGGAATCGCTGAGATCCagggaggagaggaagaggaaacaGGGGGCTGCGTCTTCAGATTCTCAG GGTCCGGTCACGGTGGCTTCAACACTACTAGAGGAAGAAGCCGGGGCAGATCCCTCCGATCAGGAACTGCTGGCGACGCCGACAAGAGAAACGAGTGCAGCAGCAGCCACGGAAAGCAGCAGCGTTTGA